Below is a genomic region from Brassica oleracea var. oleracea cultivar TO1000 chromosome C9, BOL, whole genome shotgun sequence.
ATCAAACTCGAAGGCCAAGAACTCTCCACCTTTCAAATCTTCGTCCTTTACTATTCTCTTCCATCCATTAAGCATAGAAACTTTATCAACATCATCACCACAATGTTTCCTCAACTTCAGTTTCCAAATGTTTCCATAAATGCTTCTAACAATTATGTACTCAGGTAGTGGCTTTGGTAAGAAGCTGTTGAAAGAAATGGGTATGTCCTGCAAAAAAGGATCTACAACTTTGAACCAAAAAACAAAGAAAACTAACATAGAACAGAGTGAAGAGAAGTGTGTATGTTTTTACCAGATCATCTCCGGAATCATCAGGTAGATACACTTTGAAGAACTTTGGAAGACAATCATCAGAAGAATCTCCTGTTCCAAAAAAAAAGAAGAAAGAAATAATAAAAGTAAGATACAATGTAACTGGAGAATCAAGAAGGAAGAAGAGAGTAAAGGAGAAACCTTTGTTCATTGTGTCACCTCTTTGTGCTCTCAGAGATCTTTTGATTTCTTTTGGGGAAGTAAAGATATCTAACACTCTTCTCTTCTAAATAGAAGAAACGAAAATAACAAAAACTTTGTCTATATTATTTATCTTCCCATCCCACAGGCCACAGTTTGCCTTTTGCAGTATAAAACAGAGCTTGTCCTCTGGTGAATGCTTGTTCCTTCAAACGGGAAAAGAGAACAACATTATTGATACTACTAGACAACTGTCAGGGCATCCACATTGAGACTTGTAAAGGGGTTCATTGGCTCAGTATCATAGGGCCGGAATTAAAAAAAAAAAGATAAATGGGTTTTTTTACGCGAGCCGGGCCTTCCCAGTGACCCCGTAGGAGACGGGTTCACGCCAGGTGTCACGCAGCTATTGGCGACGCGTTATTGACGTGAGGAGGAGGATCGCGTGTAGAGAATCACTTTCCCTCATTTCTGAAAAAATCTAGGGTTTGCTCCCGAGAGGCGATTTCTCGAGCGATCGTCTCCTCTCATCTCATTTCTTCAAATTTCTTCACTATTCTTCATCGATTCGAGTAGAGAGTGTCTCCTCCACGTTAATAGGTGAGGATCGAGTGGATTCATCGATACATCTTTGCGTTTCAGTTCGATTAGTGGGATTTTAAAATTAGGGTTCGTATACGATTTTGGGGGTTTTCGATTCTAGGTTTTAAATCGTCTTCTGGGTTTCATATAGGGGTAGATCGAAGCATTTCGTTGTAGATTAGTGTGATTTTCAAAATAGGGTTCATATTCAAATTTGGGGGTAGATCGAAGCATCTTCTTCAACGACTACACGGGCAAGTTCACACTTGAACATGCGTGGAGGGAGCTGCGGTTCGATCAAAAGTGGAGGTCAACTTATTTAACAACAGATGGTGCAAAGGAGAAAAGGAAGGAAGCTACAGAGACGGTGCCTGACTCGGAAGAAGAGGTTAGACCACCTGGTGTTAAGGCTTGCAAAGCAGCCGCCAAACGCAAGAAGCATGGGAATGAAGCAGCGTATGATCGACTACAAACCATTCTAGACATGAAACAGAACATATCCAAACAGAAACTACTAGATCGTCTCCTCTCAAAAAAAGATACTCTAACTGATAGTGAGGTGTCTCTCAAGGACAAACTCGTAGCTGAGATGCTTTGATCTGGTCAGTTTTAGGTTGTTTTGCTGATAATGAATGTTAATTGGAACTATGACTGGTTTGGAATTTGAGTTGTATAGTCATTTAATTTCAGTTCATCAAATAGTAGTAGTAGTTTCGTTGGCTTTAATTGGAACTATGCCTGTTACAATAAATAGTAGTAGTAGTTTCTTTGGTTTGCTTACTTGTTTACTAACTATTGGCGTGGTTTTGTTGCTTCTGCAGGTCACGGGTGGTATTAGCTAAGTAGTTGTCACGGGGTGTAGTAGGTAGTGTGTAGTGACAAACACGTTTTCAATTATGTTGTGTAATGGGTGTGAGAAACAGTTGTATTTTGTTGGTTTCTACACTCAGGGATGAATTATGTTTGTGTCACGGGTGTGAAAGTGTAGCATTTTGTTGGTTTCTACACTTCACGTGTATTGTAAAACAATGCCTATATAATCTATTGTCTCATTTATGCATTGGTCTTAAACTTGTTCTTCATTGCTTCTCTCTAAAACAATCAGAACACAACAATCATCCCCTATCTTCTTTAAGTTCTTTCCCTTTCCCTATCTTCTGAACTCAAACTTGTTCTTCATTGCTTCATCTGCTATCTCCATTTTTTTTAAACACTTAAATAAATTTTTTGAATAAAAAAAAATACTTCTTCTATCTCAATTTTGTTTTAACACGAAATCATGTTTTTACTTTAAAAAAAAATTCTTCTTCTATCTCCATTTTTTTTAAACACTTAAATCATATTTTGAATAAAAAAAAATACTTCTTCTATCTCCATTTTTTTAAAACACTTAATCATATTTTTACTAAAACAAATGTCGTCATCAGAGTCAGATGGCGTAGATGAAGCTGTTGAAGAATGGTTCGATGAAGAATTTGATAATATTGTCAACTCCCTAGTTGATGTTCAAGCCAAAAAACCAAAGAGACGAGCTTATATCGAAAGAGATCGGGAACAAGGACACAATCTACTATGGAACGACTATTTCAAGGAAAATCCCACTTACCAACCGGAAATGTTTAGGCGGCGTTTTCGAATGAACAAGCCATTGTTCCTTCGCATAGTGGATGCTCTAACAAATGAAGTTCCATACTTTCAGCAAAGAAGAAATGCCCATGGAAGATACGGACTATCTACACTTCAGAAGTGTACAGCAGCTATACGTATGCTGGCGTATGGTCAATCAGGAGATACGTATGACGAATATCTCCGACTAGGTGAAAGTACTGCACTTTTATGTTTGGACAATTTCACTAATGCGATAATACAATTATTTGGAGATGAGTATCTAAGAAGACCTACAGCTGATGATCTTCAACGACTACTGGATATTGGAGAGTTACGCGGGTTTCCGGGAATGGTAGGCAGCATCGACTGTATGCATTGGGAGTGGAAAAATTGCCCAACAGCTTGGAGAGGACAGTACACACGAGGTTCAGGAAAGCCGACAATTATCTTAGAGGCGGTGGCATCACAAGACTTGTGGATATGGCATGCATTTTTCGGACTTCCAGGTACCCTCAACGATATTAATGTTCTTGATCGGTCACCAGTTTTTGATGACATTTTACAAGGTCGAGCTCCTAAAGTTAATTTCAAGGTCAACAACCACAATTATCGTATGGCGTACTATCTTACCGATGGAATTTATCCGAAATGGTCAACATTTATCCAATCAATCTCACTTCCTCAAACTCCAAGAGCACAGCTATTTGCTCAACATCAAGAAGCCGTAAGAAAAGATGTCGAACGTGCTTTCGGAGTATTGCAAGCGAGGTTTGCAATAGTTAAAAACCCAGCACTAATATGGGACAAGGAAAAGATAGGAAGGATTATGAGATGTTGTGTCATACTGCACAACATGATAGTAGAGGACGAACGAGACAGATTCACTCAGTATGATACAGATGTATTCGAATCAGGAGAATCAAGCAGAAGTTCCGAGGTTGATGTCGTCTCCTCTACGGAAAGCCTTTCTAATGTCGGTCAAATGCGTGGCATTCGCAATCAAATTCGGGATCAACAGATACATCACCGTCTGAAAGCTGATCTAGTTGAAAATATATGGCAAATGTTCGGTAATCAAGATGAATAATCTTTCCATGTTTATGATTTTCCTACTATTGAATAATAATGTATTGAAAAATTTAAAAAAATATTTTTTTTTTAATTCTAAGAACCCCATGTTCGGGTTCACTAATGGAAGAAGAAAATCAATACAGGTTCATTACTATTTCCGACCCCACCAAAAAAATAATAAAAAATTCCAATGAACCCCAAGTGGGGGTTCATTGATGTGGATGCTCTCACGTACCTACATTTACTTTGATGCTCCTCGAACCGAACCAGTTTAATTCGAACCGGAAAACGAATAGATAGAGAATCAGTGGTGACCGAAGTGAGGAAGAGAACCAAAGTCGGGTCAAGGCCCACATAACGAGTAATGGGCTTGAAACTCGTCCTAATTGTTTAGCGTAAATGACGATATCGTCCTTAGACTATTGAAGAAAGTTGTGTAGTGTAGACCAATTCGAGTAAAGGGTAATATAGTCAACTCATGTGTATCAATCTGACCCGATCGATTGTCATCTTTATTTCAATTTCAAGTTTTTTTCCAACGTCTTCTTCCCGCTTACGAAGCCGGAATATTCTATTCAACATCGGCCGACGGATTTACGATTCCGACCACGAACAACGCCCTACCTGTTTCCTATACTAGCTTAGCTTCTCGCATCAGTGTAAGTAAGAGAAAAACTCTTAGCGATACCGATTAGGGATTCAGATCTCGGACGTTGCTTAGTGAGGGTAGGCAATGGAGAAGGATCTGTTAGATATCTCTGGAGAAGACGAATCCAATTGGCTTATGAGAGACACGCCGTTTAAAGGCGTTGCGTCGTTTTCCGGTGGCCGGGAAAAGAGCTATTTAGATTGCTCGCCTCTCCAAATCCCTATATCAAGCCGCGCCGTTCCTCCTCGTCCTCCTTTTTCTTCAATTGGTACGCGCTCTTTCACCGAGAGATGATGTTCTTCTCAAACCTTTTAGCATATTTTTGAATCTTTGATTAAAAACTTGGAGTGTATATTGGATAAATGATTTTGCAGGGAGAGTAACAGGCAACACCAGCAACGTGGAGCAGCCAAGCGCTTGTACTGATACAGGCAGTGTAGGCAAGGAGAATACCAGTGGGAGCAAAGTTGAATTGAGTGTGGAGCGACAACAGATGAAAAAGAAGAAAAAGAATGCAGGATTCAACTTGCGGAAAAGCTTAGCTTGGGATAGAGCCTTTTCAACTGAAGAAGGTGACTTGTTAGTGTTCATGGATTTACCTTTATTCTCCTGTTTGGTCTATGTTATTAAGCTGGGCAATGTGGTCTTCAACCAGGTGTTTTGGATTCCACTGAGCTATCTAAAATCACTGGAAACGCTTGTCTAGTTGGTGGAGATATGTTATCTGCCATTCAGGAGGAGGCAACGTCAGCTTCCAAATTTACTAATGTTTCACCAGGTCTACAAGCACTTGAAGAGAACCTGTTTAACGACTTGCCTGTGAATAGTAAAAGGAGAGAGAAGAAGATTGTGATTGGCACTGTGCCCAAGTACTCAACACCATCTAAAGCCCAATCTTCTTCCATGGTGAGTTTCATGGAGCTGGTGAAGGAGATCAGTTGTTTCTTACAGTGTTCCTTTCCTAGCAAAAATAAGTTTTTTTAGGCGCTTTTTTTTTTCTTTCTATCTAACTGTCGAATGCATTTATTGGCACAGAAAAAAGTTTCAGCTCAGGATTTGAGGAGCGGTTCCAAACGCAGTGGCTGTCCCCGGCCTCCTCCTTCATCTTCATATCCTTTTCTTACTTAATGTACTGGTTGTTAAAGCAATTACCATCCATGCTTTTCTGGTTATGTTCTTTTTGCTTGTTTAACCTTAACTTCTTTGAACCCTGAAAAGACCTGCAAATGTGCATACAACAACACCACGTAGCAGGGAGTCGAGCGTATCTAAAGTTTCTAAGACTAAATCTGATCCAGTTTCAAACAACATGACAAAGATTACTCGAAGTCCCAGCAAACCGAAACTAAGTCAACCTACTCAGTCAAGTATGTCCACATGCAGTAATTAAACAGAACCTCTCTCATAACGTTTTTTTCCTTCTTACGTTTTCAGCAACTGCCTTTGCGGCAGATTTTAAATATTGTTACATGATCGAATTGCCTTGGTTATTTCTTCTGATACGGCAGGTAATTCTCAGAGGAGCTTAGGATCTGTAAGCTTCTCGAAAGGCACTTCCAG
It encodes:
- the LOC106315089 gene encoding putative nuclease HARBI1 — protein: MSSSESDGVDEAVEEWFDEEFDNIVNSLVDVQAKKPKRRAYIERDREQGHNLLWNDYFKENPTYQPEMFRRRFRMNKPLFLRIVDALTNEVPYFQQRRNAHGRYGLSTLQKCTAAIRMLAYGQSGDTYDEYLRLGESTALLCLDNFTNAIIQLFGDEYLRRPTADDLQRLLDIGELRGFPGMVGSIDCMHWEWKNCPTAWRGQYTRGSGKPTIILEAVASQDLWIWHAFFGLPGTLNDINVLDRSPVFDDILQGRAPKVNFKVNNHNYRMAYYLTDGIYPKWSTFIQSISLPQTPRAQLFAQHQEAVRKDVERAFGVLQARFAIVKNPALIWDKEKIGRIMRCCVILHNMIVEDERDRFTQYDTDVFESGESSRSSEVDVVSSTESLSNVGQMRGIRNQIRDQQIHHRLKADLVENIWQMFGNQDE
- the LOC106315088 gene encoding glutathione S-transferase T2-like codes for the protein MDRSIFFNDYTGKFTLEHAWRELRFDQKWRSTYLTTDGAKEKRKEATETVPDSEEEVRPPGVKACKAAAKRKKHGNEAAYDRLQTILDMKQNISKQKLLDRLLSKKDTLTDSEVSLKDKLVAEML